One genomic region from Salvia hispanica cultivar TCC Black 2014 chromosome 2, UniMelb_Shisp_WGS_1.0, whole genome shotgun sequence encodes:
- the LOC125206726 gene encoding protein FAR1-RELATED SEQUENCE 5-like, giving the protein MYAQECRFDCRRFGNRSSGGVIIFQYIVCNRQGFHTVDSLDVDVNVSEDGNVSDDEEVSSKKRRRRGTKRCGCGARISFKFFSDFGDKYYLVHQFVEEHNHTMVDKDHKRFLKGNRSLNDVHHKFVEDCTKANIGPTSTFNLLKEFFGGYDVVGCTLTDVRNCSRDIKEKLKEVDVQMILNQMQEKKRICEGFFYKYQLSSEDNKLVSLFWSDAESRKHYHMFGDVVAFDTTYSTNRYRMVFGPFTGKDNHGCPIAFGAGFVSGENCDAFSWLFTVFVECMGVAPRIIITDQDWGMRLAIEKVLPGTRHRLCMWHIMSKLFEKIPKSISDREKFSKEFKSCVWSELLDPDEFDILWTSIVEKYSVEDHKWFKDMFLIRQMWIPAFFRDVPMGSLMRTTSFSESENSFFKRYSKPLFNFADFTLQYNNAIDAQRNQTERLDYYDSVITPKYVTDLAFEKQLGSVYTDRMFRVVQDLIVEADKSCRMISMSTLENIEVFKVSDARKKIFTVRYEIETESYECECKLFLRCGYLCSHLFFILRNKDVNNIPEKYVGNRWLKSELLKAVHGLTSASDRGSNKDDKLKIANRCHGRYFGLYQRAFRNKDHLIALDNLLAGIGPQIFKDDCAGSSSLDKNDSIMNIYGIVVPEEITAHAPDVVSTKGGASDKKSRIKSSIEKAIEKANKPHRRCGKCHKITDHNARSCGRKDI; this is encoded by the exons atgtatGCTCAGGAGTGTCGTTTTGATTGTCGAAGATTTGGGAATAGGTCTAGTGGTggtgttattatttttcagtatATTGTTTGCAATAGACAAGGATTTCATACGGTAGATTCATTGGATGTTGATGTTAATGTATCTGAGGATGGTAATGTGTctgatgatgaagaagtatCTTCAAAGAAGAGACGTAGACGTGGAACGAAAAGATGTGGATGTGGAGCGAGAattagttttaagtttttttctgattttggtgATAAGTATTACCTAGTGCATCAGTTTGTTGAGGAACATAATCATACTATGGTTGATAAAGATCATAAGAGATTTTTGAAAGGTAATCGGAGTTTGAATGATGTTCATCACAAGTTTGTTGAAGATTGCACCAAAGCTAACATCGGTCCTACCTCTACTTTTAACTTATTAAAAGAGTTTTTCGGTGGTTATGATGTTGTTGGGTGTACGTTGACTGATGTTAGGAATTGTTCACGTGAtattaaagagaaattaaaagaagtGGATGTGCAAATGATTCTAAATCAGATgcaagagaagaagagaatttgTGAAGgctttttttacaaatatcaattatcatcTGAAGATAATAAGTTAGTGAGCTTATTCTGGTCTGATGCTGAGTCTCGGAAGCATTACCACATGTTTGGAGATGTTGTAGCATTTGATACAACATATTCAACAAACAg GTATCGTATGGTGTTTGGTCCATTTACCGGGAAAGACAATCATGGGTGTCCTATTGCGTTTGGAGCTGGTTTTGTATCCGGTGAGAATTGTGATGCATTTTCATGGCTTTTCACTGTATTTGTTGAATGCATGGGTGTTGCTCCAAGAATCATAATTACTGACCAAGATTGGGGAATGAGGCTTGCTATTGAGAAAGTATTACCTGGTACAAGGCATCGTTTGTGTATGTGGCATATTATGAGCAAGTTATTTGAGAAGATACCTAAATCAATTTCTGATAGAGAAAAGTTTAGTAAGGAGTTTAAGTCTTGTGTTTGGTCAGAGTTGTTAGATCCGGATGAGTTTGATATATTATGGACTAGtattgttgaaaaatataGTGTAGAAGATCATAAGTGGTTTAAGGATATGTTTTTGATCAGACAGATGTGGATCCCAGCCTTCTTTAGAGATGTTCCTATGGGTTCTTTAATGAGAACAACATCTTTTTCAGAATCTGAAAACAGTTTTTTTAAGAGGTACTCGAAACCGTTGTTCAATTTTGCTGACTTCACTCTTCAGTATAACAATGCCATTGATGCTCAAAGGAATCAAACTGAAAGGCTTGACTATTATGATTCTGTAATCACTCCAAAATATGTCACTGATTTAGCATTTGAGAAGCAATTGGGATCTGTTTACACAGATAGGATGTTTAGAGTGGTACAAGATTTGATTGTTGAGGCTGATAAGAGTTGTCGGATGATTAGCATGTCCACATTGGAGAACATCGAGGTCTTCAAAGTTTCTGATGCTAGAAAGAAGATCTTTACAGTTAGATATGAGATAGAGACTGAGTCATatgaatgtgagtgtaaactATTTTTAAGGTGTGGTTATCTATGCAGCcatctttttttcattcttagaAACAAAGATGTCAACAATATTCCAGAGAAATATGTTGGTAACCGTTGGCTTAAAAGTGAATTACTAAAGGCAGTTCATGGTCTTACAAGTGCATCTGACAGAG GTTCTAACAAAGATGACAAACTAAAGATTGCTAACAGATGTCATGGTCGTTACTTTGGTCTATATCAGCGTGCTTTTAGAAATAAAGATCATTTGATTGCTTTGGATAATTTGCTTGCGGGTATTGGTCCTCAAATCTTTAAAGATGACTGTGCTGGATCATCTTCTCttgataaaaatgattcaatcaTGAACATATATGGTATTGTTGTTCCTGAAGAAATAACTGCCCATGCTCCAGATGTGGTTAGTACAAAAGGAGGTGCAAGTGACAAGAAGAGCAGGATTAAGTCAAGCATAGAGAAAGCAAttgaaaaagcaaataaacctCATAGGCGTTGTGGAAAGTGTCATAAAATTACTGATCATAATGCTAGAAGCTGTGGCAGAAAGGACATATGa